The following are from one region of the Desulfovibrio legallii genome:
- the rfbB gene encoding dTDP-glucose 4,6-dehydratase produces the protein MTPTTDRPTLLITGGAGFIGSCQVLLARARGFRVVNLDKLTYAGNLENLAALRHDPEHIFVRGDIGNAELVDYLLRVYAPDAVLNFAAESHVDRSIVDPEAFARTNVLGTATLLRVVKDWWRGLDASRQQAFRFLHVSTDEVFGALRPDDPPFTESTPYSPNSPYSASKAASDHLVRAFHETYGLPVLLTNCSNNYGPRQFPEKLIPLMVLNGLAGRPLPVYGQGSNVRDWLHVEDHCAAVFRVLEAARPGASYNIGGRAERSNMEVVRAVCALLDELAPTATPHAELIRFVTDRPGHDFRYAMNCAKLERDLGWKPQHDFTSGLRATVRWYLDNADWVKHVQSGAYRQWLAVNYANRDAAPESTGAASPGAEGAVPARATQGGAS, from the coding sequence ATGACACCCACCACCGACCGTCCCACCCTGCTCATCACCGGCGGCGCGGGCTTTATCGGCTCCTGCCAGGTATTGCTGGCCCGCGCGCGCGGCTTTCGCGTGGTCAATCTGGACAAGCTGACCTACGCGGGCAATCTGGAAAATCTGGCCGCCCTGCGCCACGATCCGGAGCACATCTTTGTCCGCGGCGACATAGGCAATGCCGAGCTGGTGGACTACCTGCTGCGCGTCTACGCCCCCGACGCCGTGCTCAACTTTGCGGCGGAAAGTCATGTGGACCGCTCCATCGTGGACCCGGAAGCCTTTGCACGCACCAATGTGCTGGGCACGGCCACTCTGCTGCGGGTGGTCAAGGACTGGTGGCGCGGGCTGGACGCATCCCGGCAGCAGGCCTTCCGCTTTCTGCACGTTTCCACGGACGAAGTCTTCGGCGCGCTGCGACCGGACGACCCGCCCTTTACGGAATCCACGCCCTACAGCCCCAACAGCCCCTATTCCGCCTCCAAGGCCGCCAGCGACCACCTGGTACGGGCCTTTCACGAAACCTACGGCCTGCCCGTCCTGCTGACCAACTGCTCCAACAACTACGGGCCGCGCCAGTTTCCGGAAAAGCTCATCCCGCTCATGGTCCTCAACGGCCTGGCTGGCCGCCCCCTGCCCGTGTACGGCCAAGGAAGCAATGTCCGCGACTGGCTGCATGTGGAAGACCACTGCGCGGCCGTCTTCCGCGTGCTGGAGGCCGCCCGGCCCGGCGCAAGCTACAATATCGGCGGCCGGGCCGAGCGCAGCAACATGGAGGTGGTGCGGGCCGTCTGCGCTCTGCTGGACGAGCTGGCCCCGACGGCAACGCCCCACGCGGAGCTCATCCGCTTTGTGACCGACCGGCCGGGCCACGACTTCCGCTATGCCATGAACTGCGCCAAACTGGAGCGCGACCTGGGCTGGAAGCCGCAGCACGATTTCACTTCCGGCCTGCGGGCCACTGTGCGCTGGTATCTGGACAATGCGGACTGGGTAAAGCATGTGCAGAGCGGAGCCTACCGCCAGTGGCTGGCCGTCAACTATGCCAACCGCGACGCCGCCCCTGAAAGCACCGGAGCGGCAAGCCCCGGAGCAGAAGGGGCCGTCCCGGCGCGCGCGACCCAGGGAGGCGCGTCATGA
- a CDS encoding phosphomannomutase — protein MSVDLTCFKAYDIRGRVPEALNAPLARALGRAVAEILNARMVVLGRDARISGPLLRDALAAGLREAGAGVADLGLCGTEEIYYAAAHQPYDAGIMITGSHNPADENGFKIVRAGAVPVSGDSGLLALRDRVARLLAAAQNAHRPAATQTAPLAPAQTTALDAPLDAVSYRPAYVRWLLDYSGATQPAARPGRPLKIVADAGNGCAGLVLRELAAALPCDFVCRQMEPDGTFPHGVPNPLLPERRAATAAAVHEAGADLGLAWDGDFDRCFFYDGEGNFIEGYYCVGLLAGELLRRFPGGKVVHDTRVYWNTREVVLAAGGTPVMGKTGHAFMKERLRAEDAVYGGEMSAHHYFRDFAYCDSGMLPWLLVLGLVQRTGRPLAELVAERMALYPCSGEINRRVADAPALMRRVRERYAAQAVHEDHTDGVNLEFPQWRFNLRRSNTEPLLRLNVETRGDRALLEDKTAELLRLMDAEDETTK, from the coding sequence ATGAGCGTCGATCTTACCTGCTTCAAAGCCTATGACATCCGCGGCCGGGTGCCGGAGGCCCTCAACGCCCCCCTGGCCCGCGCTCTGGGCCGCGCAGTGGCGGAAATTCTCAACGCGCGCATGGTGGTGCTGGGCCGCGACGCCCGGATCTCCGGCCCCTTACTGCGCGACGCTTTGGCCGCAGGCCTGCGCGAAGCTGGGGCCGGGGTGGCGGACCTGGGGCTCTGCGGCACGGAGGAAATCTACTATGCCGCCGCCCATCAGCCCTACGACGCGGGCATCATGATCACCGGCAGCCACAACCCGGCGGACGAAAACGGCTTTAAAATCGTGCGCGCCGGGGCCGTGCCGGTAAGCGGAGATTCCGGCCTGCTGGCCCTGCGCGACCGGGTAGCCCGGCTGCTGGCGGCAGCGCAGAACGCCCACAGGCCCGCCGCCACGCAGACGGCGCCCCTGGCTCCGGCCCAGACTACGGCCCTGGATGCGCCCCTGGACGCCGTTTCTTACCGGCCCGCCTATGTGCGCTGGCTGCTGGACTACAGCGGCGCGACGCAACCGGCGGCGCGCCCCGGCCGACCGCTCAAAATCGTGGCCGACGCGGGCAACGGCTGCGCCGGGCTGGTCCTGCGGGAGCTGGCCGCCGCCCTGCCCTGCGACTTTGTCTGCCGTCAGATGGAGCCGGACGGAACCTTTCCCCACGGCGTGCCCAACCCCCTGCTGCCGGAACGCCGCGCCGCCACCGCCGCCGCCGTGCACGAGGCCGGGGCCGACCTGGGCCTGGCCTGGGACGGCGACTTTGACCGCTGCTTCTTTTATGACGGCGAGGGCAACTTTATCGAGGGGTATTACTGCGTGGGCCTGCTGGCCGGAGAACTGCTGCGGCGCTTTCCCGGCGGCAAGGTGGTGCACGACACGCGGGTGTACTGGAACACCCGCGAGGTGGTCCTGGCCGCCGGGGGCACGCCCGTCATGGGCAAGACGGGCCACGCCTTCATGAAGGAACGCCTGCGGGCCGAAGACGCGGTCTACGGCGGGGAGATGAGCGCCCACCACTATTTTCGGGACTTTGCCTACTGCGATTCGGGCATGTTGCCCTGGCTGCTGGTGCTGGGGCTGGTGCAGCGCACGGGCCGCCCCCTGGCCGAACTGGTGGCCGAGCGCATGGCCCTCTACCCCTGCAGCGGCGAAATCAACCGCCGGGTGGCGGACGCCCCGGCCCTCATGCGGCGCGTGCGGGAGCGCTATGCGGCGCAGGCCGTCCACGAGGACCACACCGATGGCGTGAACCTGGAATTTCCCCAGTGGCGCTTCAACCTGCGCAGGTCCAATACTGAACCCCTGCTGCGCCTTAATGTGGAAACGCGCGGCGACCGCGCCCTGCTGGAAGACAAAACCGCTGAGCTGCTGCGGCTTATGGACGCAGAGGACGAGACGACGAAATAG
- the argF gene encoding ornithine carbamoyltransferase encodes MNRLHQRDFLKELDFTPEDLTYLLDLAALLKRAKKNRTEPQYLQGRNIVILFEKDSTRTRCSFEVAAFDQGARVTYLGPSGSQMGKKESLADTARVLARFYDGIEYRGYGQERVEALAQHADVPVWNGLTNEWHPTQFLADMLTMRESCPKPLCEQTLAYLGDARYNMGNSLMVGAALLGLDFRSVAPQALWTSDEVFLTAQKIAQKTGARITRTENVDEGVRGCDFLSTDVWVSMGEPDAVWEERIRLLKPYRVDASVMNKTGNRDCKFLHCLPSFHNRETAVGEQIYQRFGLECMEVSDEVFESPRNLAFEEAENRLHTIKAVMVATLAQTPIAVE; translated from the coding sequence ATGAACAGACTGCACCAGCGCGATTTTTTAAAGGAACTGGACTTCACGCCCGAAGACCTCACCTATCTGCTGGACCTGGCGGCCTTGCTCAAGCGGGCCAAAAAAAACCGCACCGAGCCGCAGTATCTGCAGGGCCGGAATATCGTCATCCTGTTTGAAAAGGATTCCACCCGCACCCGTTGTTCCTTTGAGGTGGCGGCCTTTGACCAGGGCGCGCGCGTAACCTATCTGGGGCCCTCCGGCTCGCAGATGGGCAAGAAGGAATCCCTGGCGGATACGGCCCGCGTACTGGCCCGTTTTTACGACGGCATCGAATACCGGGGCTACGGGCAGGAGCGTGTAGAGGCCCTGGCCCAGCACGCTGACGTGCCCGTGTGGAACGGCCTGACCAATGAGTGGCACCCCACCCAGTTTCTGGCCGACATGCTGACCATGCGCGAAAGCTGCCCCAAGCCGCTTTGCGAGCAGACCTTGGCCTATCTGGGCGACGCGCGCTACAATATGGGCAATTCTCTCATGGTGGGCGCGGCCCTGCTGGGACTGGACTTCCGTTCTGTGGCCCCGCAGGCGCTGTGGACCTCTGACGAGGTCTTCCTTACGGCGCAGAAGATTGCCCAGAAAACCGGGGCGCGCATTACCCGCACGGAAAATGTGGATGAAGGCGTGCGCGGCTGCGATTTCCTTTCCACGGACGTCTGGGTTTCCATGGGCGAACCCGACGCGGTGTGGGAGGAACGTATCCGCCTGCTCAAACCTTACCGCGTGGACGCCTCGGTCATGAACAAGACCGGCAACCGCGACTGCAAATTCCTGCACTGCCTGCCCAGCTTCCACAACCGCGAAACCGCTGTGGGCGAGCAGATCTATCAGCGCTTTGGCCTGGAGTGCATGGAAGTGAGCGACGAGGTTTTTGAATCCCCGCGCAACCTGGCCTTTGAAGAGGCGGAAAACCGTCTGCACACCATTAAGGCCGTCATGGTGGCCACCCTGGCCCAGACGCCCATTGCGGTGGAGTAA
- a CDS encoding efflux RND transporter periplasmic adaptor subunit — translation MPAFLALTALLLAAGLWWWTGRGSGEPFYLTEPVRRGDISHTISATGEVKAAHLVTVGAQVSGQITRLHVNVGQQVLKGDLLAEINSTKQKNQLETDRARLQSYQAQLESKKISLRVAERQYKREKNLHAGDAASREDLENAETALALAKAEVAALEAQVRETTLAVDTDAENLGYTRITAPLDGTVVSVPVDEGQTVNAAQTTPTIVQIADLNKMEIWLEISEGDIPSVSPGMEMSYTILGEPDTRRTAVIDSIDPGLTTLSDGSYETSSSGVSGSSGSSSSSSSDTAVYYYARAVVDNNDAHLHIGMTAQASITAATHKGVLLAPLLAVENAAGGRFVRVLDADGKVQTRPVTTGLTDGVRVEIRSGLENGAKVIVGELTQAQVEASEQRRGPGPGGPH, via the coding sequence TTGCCGGCGTTTCTGGCTTTGACGGCATTGCTTCTGGCTGCCGGTCTTTGGTGGTGGACGGGCCGGGGGAGCGGCGAGCCCTTTTACCTGACCGAACCGGTGCGCCGGGGAGACATCAGCCACACCATCAGCGCTACGGGCGAGGTCAAGGCCGCGCACCTGGTCACGGTGGGCGCGCAAGTTTCCGGGCAGATCACCAGGCTGCACGTGAATGTGGGCCAGCAGGTGCTTAAAGGCGACCTGCTGGCGGAAATCAACTCTACCAAGCAGAAAAACCAGCTGGAAACGGACAGGGCCCGTCTGCAATCGTATCAGGCGCAGCTGGAATCCAAAAAGATCAGCCTGCGGGTGGCCGAGCGGCAATACAAGCGGGAAAAAAACCTCCATGCCGGGGACGCCGCCTCGCGTGAAGACCTGGAAAACGCCGAAACGGCCCTGGCCCTGGCCAAGGCCGAAGTGGCCGCTCTGGAGGCCCAGGTGCGCGAAACGACCCTGGCCGTGGATACGGATGCGGAAAACTTGGGCTACACCCGTATAACCGCTCCCCTGGACGGAACGGTAGTTTCCGTGCCCGTGGACGAAGGACAGACCGTCAATGCCGCGCAGACCACGCCCACCATCGTGCAGATAGCCGACCTCAACAAGATGGAAATCTGGCTGGAGATTTCCGAAGGGGACATTCCCTCGGTTTCGCCGGGCATGGAAATGTCTTACACCATTCTGGGCGAGCCGGACACGCGGCGCACGGCCGTCATCGACTCCATAGATCCCGGCCTGACTACCCTTTCCGACGGCAGCTACGAAACCAGCTCCAGCGGCGTTTCGGGCTCCAGCGGCTCGTCGTCATCCTCTTCCTCGGATACGGCCGTGTATTATTATGCCCGCGCGGTCGTGGACAACAACGACGCCCACCTGCACATCGGCATGACGGCACAGGCTTCCATTACTGCGGCCACCCACAAGGGCGTGCTGCTGGCGCCGCTGTTGGCGGTGGAAAACGCTGCCGGCGGCCGGTTCGTCCGTGTGCTTGACGCTGACGGCAAAGTTCAGACGCGGCCTGTGACCACAGGGCTGACCGACGGCGTGCGGGTGGAAATACGCTCCGGTCTGGAAAACGGCGCAAAGGTGATTGTGGGCGAGCTTACCCAGGCGCAGGTGGAAGCCAGCGAACAGCGTCGCGGCCCCGGCCCCGGAGGTCCGCACTGA
- the rfbA gene encoding glucose-1-phosphate thymidylyltransferase RfbA: MTDWKGIILAGGSGSRLYPLTLSVSKQLMPIYDKPMIYYPLATLMMAGIRDICLISTPEHLPLYRALLHDGSQWGCRLNYVEQPRPEGLAQAFLLTEEHIAGQNTCLILGDNVFFGHGLPDLTHEAMTRQRGATVFAYHVRDPQRYGVVEFDAARRVLSIEEKPQSPKSNFAVTGLYFYDRDVLDIARQVRPSARGELEITDVNNAYLERGDLHVELMGRGIAWLDTGTHDSLMDAGAFVQAVESRQGLKVACLEEIAWRQGYITADQVRDLARPMLKTGYGQYLLELVDTGGQPWK; encoded by the coding sequence ATGACCGACTGGAAGGGCATCATCCTGGCCGGCGGGTCCGGGTCGCGGCTCTATCCGCTGACCCTGAGCGTGAGCAAACAGCTCATGCCCATCTACGACAAGCCCATGATCTACTACCCGCTGGCCACGCTCATGATGGCGGGCATCCGGGATATCTGCCTCATTTCCACGCCGGAGCATCTGCCCCTCTACCGGGCCCTGCTGCACGATGGAAGCCAGTGGGGCTGCCGCCTCAACTATGTGGAGCAGCCCCGGCCCGAAGGCCTGGCCCAGGCCTTTCTGCTGACGGAAGAACACATCGCCGGGCAGAACACCTGCCTCATCCTGGGCGACAACGTCTTTTTCGGCCACGGCCTGCCGGACCTGACCCACGAGGCCATGACGCGACAGCGCGGGGCCACGGTCTTCGCCTACCATGTGCGCGACCCGCAGCGCTACGGCGTGGTGGAATTTGACGCCGCGCGCCGCGTGCTGAGCATTGAGGAAAAACCCCAGTCGCCCAAATCCAACTTTGCGGTCACAGGCCTCTATTTTTACGACCGGGACGTGCTGGACATCGCCCGGCAGGTACGCCCCTCGGCCCGGGGCGAGCTGGAAATCACGGACGTGAACAACGCCTATCTTGAGCGCGGCGATCTGCATGTAGAGCTCATGGGCCGGGGCATCGCCTGGCTGGACACGGGCACCCACGATTCGCTCATGGACGCCGGGGCTTTTGTGCAGGCTGTGGAAAGCCGTCAGGGGCTCAAAGTGGCTTGCCTGGAAGAAATCGCCTGGCGGCAGGGCTACATCACGGCCGATCAGGTGCGGGATCTGGCCCGCCCCATGCTTAAAACAGGATACGGCCAGTACCTTCTGGAACTGGTGGATACGGGAGGACAACCGTGGAAGTAG
- the rfbC gene encoding dTDP-4-dehydrorhamnose 3,5-epimerase, whose amino-acid sequence MEVVSTPIAGVLLIKPKIWGDARGYFVETWQQERYTAAGINLPFVQDNHSMSTYGILRGLHFQKTRPQGKLVYVSLGKVFDVAVDIRPASPTFGQWYGVELTQENQWQLWIAPGLAHGFAVTSETAHFHYKCTDYYCPEDEGAIRWNDPTFNVRWPVAKPRLSEKDAAAPFWKAPVL is encoded by the coding sequence GTGGAAGTAGTGTCCACGCCTATCGCGGGCGTGCTGCTGATCAAGCCCAAAATCTGGGGCGACGCGCGGGGCTATTTTGTGGAAACCTGGCAGCAGGAGCGCTACACGGCGGCGGGCATAAACCTGCCCTTTGTGCAGGACAACCACTCCATGTCCACTTACGGCATTCTGCGTGGCCTGCACTTTCAGAAAACCCGGCCGCAGGGCAAGCTGGTCTATGTTTCTCTGGGCAAGGTCTTTGATGTGGCCGTGGACATCCGCCCCGCTTCGCCCACCTTCGGCCAGTGGTACGGCGTGGAGCTGACCCAGGAAAACCAGTGGCAACTCTGGATTGCGCCGGGCCTGGCCCACGGCTTTGCGGTCACCAGTGAAACGGCCCACTTCCACTACAAGTGCACGGACTACTACTGCCCGGAAGATGAAGGGGCCATCCGCTGGAACGACCCCACCTTCAACGTGCGCTGGCCCGTGGCAAAACCCCGGTTGTCAGAAAAGGACGCGGCGGCCCCCTTCTGGAAAGCGCCTGTCCTTTAG
- a CDS encoding TolC family protein, with amino-acid sequence MRIFSSGRRALAAFVLVGLVLGGCAGARYDSADLTRAVAAETDVAARYGLDTAWWRAYGNQALDKAVDLALERNVDLAKSALTAQKARYAARLRLSDLIPALSAEGSATSTRNLGEHDAGGERDMYESWAVQGSLNYELDLWQRLAAAHDAASWEYRATLEDLAAARLALINSVVGSWWEIAYLDQAMRLVEGNIAAYARILDIARQRYAQGKAAVVEPLEADQALLTARHSLTTLRVQRAQALQTLRDLCNLRPGEDPPLPDGLDILALVGAPVNLDVPIAALAARPDIRAAESRVQSTFKTVAADRAAWYPRFSVGGSLEATAGSSGAVLDTPLLSGLVRLSLPFLDWNTLWWNLKVSQSEFESAKLQLIQSLTTALNEVDAAYAAYRLDGEALVQLQTVHQRDVHIAAYYQARHAVGRAALKDYLEALATANSSALAALEARYNRLMQENDVYKAMGGRYTPLRPAQQ; translated from the coding sequence ATGCGGATTTTTTCTTCCGGCCGCCGGGCGCTGGCGGCCTTTGTCCTGGTGGGCCTTGTGCTGGGAGGCTGTGCCGGCGCGCGGTACGACAGCGCCGACCTCACCAGGGCCGTGGCCGCGGAGACGGATGTGGCCGCCCGCTATGGCCTGGATACGGCCTGGTGGCGCGCCTATGGCAACCAGGCGCTGGACAAGGCCGTGGACCTGGCCCTGGAGCGCAATGTGGACCTGGCTAAGAGCGCCCTTACGGCCCAAAAGGCCCGCTACGCGGCGCGGCTGCGCCTGAGTGACCTTATCCCCGCCCTGTCCGCAGAGGGGAGTGCAACCTCCACCCGCAATCTGGGCGAGCATGACGCGGGCGGGGAGCGGGACATGTACGAAAGCTGGGCGGTCCAGGGCTCTCTGAATTACGAACTGGACCTTTGGCAACGCCTGGCCGCCGCCCACGACGCCGCCTCCTGGGAATACCGGGCCACGCTGGAAGACCTGGCCGCCGCGCGTCTGGCCCTGATCAACAGCGTGGTGGGAAGCTGGTGGGAAATCGCCTACCTGGATCAGGCCATGCGACTGGTGGAGGGCAATATTGCGGCCTATGCGCGTATTCTGGACATAGCCCGGCAACGCTACGCCCAAGGCAAGGCGGCAGTAGTGGAGCCGCTGGAGGCTGACCAGGCGCTGCTGACGGCGCGCCATAGCCTCACGACCCTGCGCGTCCAGCGCGCCCAGGCCCTGCAGACCCTGCGCGATCTCTGCAACCTGCGCCCAGGCGAAGACCCGCCGCTGCCCGACGGCCTGGATATTCTGGCCCTTGTGGGAGCGCCGGTAAATCTGGACGTGCCCATTGCCGCCCTGGCCGCACGGCCGGACATTCGCGCGGCCGAATCCCGTGTGCAGTCCACTTTCAAGACCGTGGCGGCGGACCGGGCCGCCTGGTACCCCAGGTTCAGCGTGGGAGGCAGCCTGGAGGCCACGGCCGGCAGTTCCGGCGCGGTGCTTGACACCCCTCTGCTGAGCGGGCTGGTGCGCCTGAGCCTGCCCTTTCTGGACTGGAACACGCTTTGGTGGAACCTCAAAGTTTCGCAGAGTGAATTTGAAAGTGCCAAGCTGCAGCTGATCCAGAGTCTGACCACGGCCCTCAACGAGGTGGACGCGGCCTACGCCGCCTACCGTCTGGACGGCGAAGCCCTGGTCCAGCTGCAGACTGTGCACCAGCGCGACGTGCACATAGCGGCCTATTATCAGGCGCGGCATGCCGTGGGCCGGGCGGCCCTCAAGGACTATCTGGAGGCCCTGGCCACGGCCAACAGCTCGGCTCTGGCCGCGCTGGAAGCCCGCTACAACAGGCTGATGCAGGAAAACGACGTGTACAAGGCCATGGGCGGACGCTACACGCCCCTGCGCCCGGCACAACAGTAG
- a CDS encoding MacB family efflux pump subunit, translating to MPLIAVEGVSKWYGAEQNRVQVLHGVSFTIERGEFVAIMGPSGSGKSTLMNLLGCLDTPGAGVCRINGQDTAALDADALSDLRCAHLGFVFQRYNLLGSCTAVQNVALPAVYAGTGKAARLARAAALLGALGLADRLCSLPVELSGGQQQRVSIARALMNGGEIILADEPTGALDSASGAQVMDTLEALNRKGHTIIVVTHDPTVAARAARVIRISDGRLVADERRGPLVTAAPPPQTGLAPSWGRLERLREAARMSVQAIWAHKLRSCLTMLGIIIGIAAVVCVMALGRGSQEKIVADISAMGTNTIDXFPGKDFGDRHAAKVTTLTAADAAVLARQTYLTSSTPNAAASGVLTWRNVSVTAQLNGVGASYFDVKGLELAAGRFFDAADVRANASCVVIDDNTRKKLFPHGDAVGQVVLFNKRPLRVAGVVKKKDMGFGPSDTLNLWAPYTTVMYRVTGTHSISSITVKVADDVPPLLAEQNIVRLLTARHGSKDFFTFNTDTIKKTVESATGTMTLLVTGIALIALVVGGIGVMNIMLVSVTERTREIGLRMAVGARRGHIMEQFLMEAVFLCLAGSLAGILLAVAVSGLADLLSTTFPLRIAPDSIILSVVCSSLIGTVFGFVPARNAARLNPIEALARE from the coding sequence ATGCCGCTTATTGCAGTGGAGGGCGTGTCCAAATGGTACGGGGCAGAGCAGAATCGTGTACAGGTGCTGCACGGGGTGAGCTTTACCATTGAGCGCGGCGAGTTTGTGGCCATTATGGGGCCCTCCGGTTCCGGCAAATCCACGCTTATGAACCTGCTGGGCTGTCTGGATACGCCCGGCGCGGGCGTCTGCCGCATCAACGGGCAGGACACCGCCGCTCTGGATGCCGATGCCCTCTCGGACCTGCGCTGCGCGCATCTGGGCTTTGTGTTCCAGCGGTACAACCTGCTTGGCAGCTGCACGGCGGTGCAAAACGTCGCCCTGCCCGCTGTGTACGCCGGCACGGGCAAGGCTGCCCGTCTGGCGCGGGCCGCCGCCCTGCTCGGCGCTCTGGGGCTGGCGGACCGGCTGTGCAGCCTGCCTGTGGAGCTTTCCGGCGGGCAGCAGCAGCGCGTGAGCATTGCCCGCGCCCTGATGAACGGCGGGGAAATCATCCTGGCGGACGAGCCTACAGGCGCGCTGGATTCCGCCAGCGGCGCGCAGGTTATGGATACTCTGGAGGCCCTTAACCGTAAGGGGCATACGATCATTGTGGTCACCCACGACCCCACGGTGGCGGCCCGCGCCGCCAGGGTCATCCGCATCAGCGACGGCCGCCTGGTGGCGGACGAACGCCGTGGGCCCCTGGTCACGGCCGCGCCGCCGCCGCAGACCGGCCTTGCGCCGTCCTGGGGTCGGCTGGAGCGGCTGCGCGAGGCCGCGCGCATGTCCGTGCAGGCCATCTGGGCGCACAAGCTGCGTTCCTGCCTGACCATGCTGGGCATCATCATCGGCATTGCGGCTGTGGTCTGCGTCATGGCCCTGGGCCGGGGCTCGCAGGAAAAAATCGTGGCCGACATCAGCGCCATGGGCACCAATACCATCGATAWTTTCCCCGGCAAAGATTTTGGCGACCGGCACGCCGCCAAGGTAACCACCCTCACGGCGGCGGACGCTGCCGTGCTGGCCCGGCAGACCTATCTGACAAGCAGTACGCCCAATGCCGCCGCCAGCGGCGTGCTGACCTGGCGCAATGTTTCCGTTACCGCCCAGCTCAACGGCGTGGGGGCGAGCTATTTTGACGTCAAGGGGCTGGAGCTGGCCGCGGGACGGTTCTTTGATGCGGCGGACGTACGGGCCAACGCCTCCTGCGTGGTTATTGACGACAATACGCGCAAAAAACTTTTTCCCCACGGCGATGCCGTAGGGCAGGTGGTGCTGTTCAACAAGCGCCCCCTGCGGGTTGCGGGCGTGGTGAAAAAAAAGGATATGGGCTTCGGCCCTTCGGATACCCTCAACCTCTGGGCCCCGTATACCACGGTCATGTACCGGGTAACGGGCACGCACAGCATTTCTTCCATCACAGTCAAGGTGGCGGACGACGTGCCGCCCTTGCTGGCCGAGCAGAACATCGTCCGCCTGCTTACGGCGCGGCACGGCAGCAAGGACTTTTTCACCTTCAATACCGACACCATCAAAAAGACGGTGGAGAGCGCCACGGGCACCATGACCCTGCTGGTCACAGGCATAGCGCTCATCGCGCTGGTGGTGGGAGGCATAGGCGTTATGAACATCATGCTGGTTTCCGTCACCGAGCGTACCCGCGAAATCGGCTTGCGCATGGCCGTGGGAGCCCGGCGGGGGCACATTATGGAGCAGTTTTTGATGGAGGCCGTGTTCCTCTGTCTGGCGGGCAGCCTGGCGGGCATTCTGCTGGCCGTGGCCGTGAGCGGCCTTGCGGACCTGCTGTCCACGACCTTTCCGCTACGCATTGCGCCCGATTCCATTATTCTTTCCGTGGTCTGCTCTTCACTCATCGGCACGGTGTTCGGCTTTGTGCCTGCTCGTAACGCCGCCCGGCTCAACCCCATCGAAGCGCTGGCCAGGGAATGA
- a CDS encoding N-acetyltransferase yields MPVAVPRFGAEECPLLPPVRVEDLEGLVIRPATVRDVHGMSALINQYAAANVMLARGPQYLYQHIQDYMVAVTPAADGKTPVVVACGALHVLWEDLAEIRSLAVHAACQDHGLGRRMVAALVEHCRALGLPRVFAFTLAATFFARCGFSEYQRDKLPPVVWVECSKCPKFYCCDETAMILEL; encoded by the coding sequence ATGCCCGTCGCCGTCCCGCGCTTCGGCGCCGAAGAGTGTCCGCTGCTTCCCCCCGTGCGGGTGGAAGATCTGGAGGGTCTGGTCATCCGCCCGGCCACGGTGCGCGACGTGCACGGCATGTCGGCCCTGATCAACCAGTACGCCGCCGCCAACGTCATGCTGGCGCGCGGGCCGCAGTACCTCTACCAGCACATTCAGGACTACATGGTGGCGGTGACGCCCGCCGCCGACGGCAAGACGCCGGTGGTGGTGGCCTGCGGCGCGCTGCATGTGCTGTGGGAAGATCTGGCCGAGATCCGTTCGCTGGCGGTGCACGCCGCCTGTCAGGACCACGGCCTGGGCCGCCGGATGGTGGCTGCCCTGGTGGAACACTGCCGCGCCCTGGGCCTGCCGCGCGTGTTTGCCTTTACCCTGGCGGCGACATTTTTTGCCCGCTGCGGTTTCAGCGAGTACCAGCGCGACAAGCTGCCGCCCGTGGTCTGGGTGGAGTGCAGCAAGTGCCCGAAGTTCTACTGCTGTGACGAAACAGCCATGATTCTGGAGCTGTAG